A single Gammaproteobacteria bacterium DNA region contains:
- a CDS encoding alpha/beta hydrolase, which produces MIHVCDFRERSSGGAVVPGRLVAGDAARLFTAERVCFLLHGFNVNREDGMASLNRLAAALPLGSEADELVCALWPGDHWLGALSYSFENRDADDSATALMQFVELACPRRPTLSFVAHSLGCRVAMRAAELARRGRWRIDQVCLLAAAIDDDSLASSSVYRAASRSAQRVATLHSHQDRVLRFAYPAGDLLQAFVFADELARGALGYHGPRPRRGPPEAVPESVTAQGIADARRAGHGDYLPDEPPNEEQRSAAAYVDEVLSGVAQPRYP; this is translated from the coding sequence ATGATTCACGTCTGCGATTTCCGCGAGCGCTCGTCCGGCGGCGCCGTGGTGCCTGGGCGTCTGGTGGCGGGTGACGCTGCGCGCCTGTTCACGGCCGAGCGCGTCTGTTTCCTGCTGCACGGATTCAACGTGAACCGCGAGGACGGAATGGCGTCGCTGAACCGTCTGGCCGCAGCGCTGCCGCTCGGCTCGGAAGCCGACGAACTGGTCTGTGCTCTGTGGCCAGGCGACCATTGGTTGGGCGCGCTTTCATATTCGTTCGAGAATCGGGATGCCGACGACAGCGCGACGGCCCTGATGCAGTTCGTTGAACTGGCCTGCCCGCGACGGCCGACACTGTCCTTCGTTGCGCACAGCCTGGGTTGCCGCGTCGCGATGCGCGCGGCAGAGCTCGCCCGGCGTGGGCGCTGGCGGATCGATCAGGTTTGCCTGCTGGCTGCCGCCATCGACGACGACAGCCTCGCCTCGTCGTCCGTATACCGCGCGGCGAGCCGATCGGCGCAGCGCGTGGCGACACTGCACTCCCACCAGGACCGGGTGTTGCGCTTCGCCTATCCGGCCGGCGATCTGTTGCAGGCCTTCGTGTTTGCCGACGAGCTTGCGCGCGGCGCCCTGGGCTATCACGGGCCGCGTCCGCGACGAGGGCCGCCCGAGGCGGTGCCGGAGTCGGTCACCGCTCAAGGCATCGCCGATGCGCGCCGCGCCGGGCACGGCGACTATCTACCCGACGAGCCGCCGAACGAGGAGCAACGTTCGGCGGCGGCCTACGTCGACGAAGTACTCTCCGGCGTCGCACAGCCGCGATACCCCTGA